A segment of the Chitinophagaceae bacterium genome:
TACACTGCTATCCGATTTATTCAAATAATTATCCTTGGAGCAATTCTTTGTTTTAATACGGAAGTCTTTGCCCAAAAAGATACTGCAAAAGTACATGGAGTAATTCTGGTGGAAGCAGACCCTTTAATCATGCAACTGCTGAATGCTGAAGTAGAGTATATGAAAGAGAATCCGGTTATGTCCGGTTTTCGAATACAAATTATAGAAGCCCCAAGAAGAGCAGAAGTTTTTAAAAAACAAGGTGAAGTACTTAGGGTTTTTCCGGATGTAAAAAGTTATGTCGTTTATCAGCAACCATCTTTTAAACTGAGAGTCGGAGACTACTATAATCGCTTAGAGGCTTTGAAAATGCTGAATGAAATTCAAAAACACTTCCCTGCAGCATTTGTAATCCGGGATAACGTCCAAATACATGAACCAACAAACCCTTTCGATGATTGACCCCAAGATAATTCAACAGGATGCCGAAGAGTCATTAGATTATTTAATAAATATCCGTCGGCAAATCCATCAATTTCCTGAGTTGGCTTTTGAAGAGTTTAAAACTTCAGCACTGGTAATAGAGGAACTTAAAAAGCTAAAGCATATAAAAGTTAAAACTGTTGCTAAAACAGGTGTTTTAGGCATACTTGAAGTTAATCCTGATTTTCCATACATAGGACTTCGAGCTGATATGGATGCCTTACCAATAAAAGAATTGAATAAAGTCAGTTATGTATCGCAAAATGAAGGTAAAATGCATGCCTGTGGTCATGATGCTCACACTTCTGCCCTATTAGGTGCGGCAAAAATAATCTGTAAACACAAAGACAAACTTCACCATAATATCTTATTTATTTTTCAACCCTCTGAAGAAAAATTACCCGGTGGAGCAAAAGTTATACTGGAAGAAGGTGCGCTAAAAGCCTTTAATATAAAAACAATTTTCGGACAGCATGTCTATCCGGAACTTCCTCCGGGGAAAATCGGCGTTAAAGCAGAAAAATATATGGCCTCTGCAGACGAAATCTATATAGATATAATTGGCAAAGGCGGGCACGCAGCTCTTCCCCATTATTTATGCGACCCGATTCCTATTGCGGCTGAAGTTATTCTCTCTTTACAACAAGTAATTAGTCGCAGTTCTGACCCGGTCATTCCTTCTGTTTTGTCTTTTGGTAGGATTATAGCTGAAGGTGAGACAAATATTATTCCTGAAAAAGTGCGTATTGAAGGTACATTCAGAACATTTGATGAAGTATGGCGTAAAAAAGCACATCAAATCATACACGATAAAATACACTATATCTGTAAAGCAAATGGAGCAACAGCAGACATAGATATACAGGTTGGTTATCCATTTGTATATAATAATCCGGACATCACCGCTAAATTTAATGATTTTGCTAAAAAGTATTTAGGTGATTCAAATGTCGAAAAGTTAGAACTCAGAATGACGGCAGAAGATTTTGCTTTTTATGCACAGGAATACCCTTCTTGTTTTTACCGTTTTGGAACCGGA
Coding sequences within it:
- a CDS encoding SPOR domain-containing protein; translated protein: MMNYTAIRFIQIIILGAILCFNTEVFAQKDTAKVHGVILVEADPLIMQLLNAEVEYMKENPVMSGFRIQIIEAPRRAEVFKKQGEVLRVFPDVKSYVVYQQPSFKLRVGDYYNRLEALKMLNEIQKHFPAAFVIRDNVQIHEPTNPFDD
- a CDS encoding amidohydrolase; amino-acid sequence: MIDPKIIQQDAEESLDYLINIRRQIHQFPELAFEEFKTSALVIEELKKLKHIKVKTVAKTGVLGILEVNPDFPYIGLRADMDALPIKELNKVSYVSQNEGKMHACGHDAHTSALLGAAKIICKHKDKLHHNILFIFQPSEEKLPGGAKVILEEGALKAFNIKTIFGQHVYPELPPGKIGVKAEKYMASADEIYIDIIGKGGHAALPHYLCDPIPIAAEVILSLQQVISRSSDPVIPSVLSFGRIIAEGETNIIPEKVRIEGTFRTFDEVWRKKAHQIIHDKIHYICKANGATADIDIQVGYPFVYNNPDITAKFNDFAKKYLGDSNVEKLELRMTAEDFAFYAQEYPSCFYRFGTGHPGAKLHRPDFDIEENSLSTAAGLMAWIAMQKY